AGCTGTGTTCCCCTAACGGTTACCATCATCGGACCGGCCATTTGGTTCCTGACCACGACTACCTCAGTGCCGGGCGACAGTCCGAGCTCCGCCAGCCTGTGGATTACTCCCCTTCCCCCGGCGATTCCCCTTATGACAGCCCTTCTGCCCTCTTCCACGAATGCCAGGGGCATCATTCACTCCACCTCTACGTAGTCCGCCTCTTCCTTCCGAAGTGAGAGCTTGTAGCCGCGAACCTCGACCTCTATCGGGTCGCCGAGCGGTGCCCTCTTCACGACCTTTACTACAGCTCCTGGAGTCACGCCCATAGTCAGAAGACGGGCCTTTGGGCCGCCCCTAATGCCCACGACCCTTACGGTTCTTCCGGGTTCAACTTCGCTGAGCCTCATTCTACCACCCCCATGCACAATTGCGTATATCGTGCTTAGGTATCCCTAACAACTTCAGAGTAGGCTAACCTAACATTCCCTTAAATAACTTTCTGTTTGTAAAGAAATACTTGGATGTTTGAAAACCCAAGAATTAGGTTAGCCTAATCTAACTAAAATGCTCCAAAATAGGTAGCATAGGTCAGTTGAAACCAAAAATGGATGGGTTTGAAAAAGAACTAAAAGAGTTTGAAATCACGAACAAGGCCACAGATTTGTTCCTTTTTTCGATTTCCGTGCATATGCACGAATTAGGGCTTAAAAGCTTTTTCTTGTATCTTCTCTATTTTCAACTCCAAAACTCTGAGGCCTTGGTAAACACTTCCACTTACTATAAACATTTTTGTTTATCCAAAATGTTTAAATTCCAAATCCAAAACTTCTTCGGTGGTTCGATGAGAGGCGTTAAAATCCTACTACTCGTCGGGGTTTTGGCTGGTATCCTCCTCGTTGCAGGATGCATCGGTTCTGAAAACGCCCCCGGGAGTTCGGAGAAAAAGCCCTTTGCGGGCCAAACGGTCGTCGTCTGCTCCGGGGCCGGCCTCATGAAGCCAATGGAGGAGCTGATAGGGATGTTCGAGAACGAGACCGGCGCCAAGGTTGAGGTCCACTACGGCGGGAGCAGCGAGATCTTCGGAATTCTTCAAACGACCTGCGGCTGCGACGTCTTCGTTCCAGGGGCGTGGTACTACACCCAGCAGGCGGCCGAGAGGGGCTACATCCTCAACGGCACCGTGAAGAACGTCACCTACCACATCCCTGTCATAGCGGTTCCAAAGGGCAACCCGAAGGGCATTCACTCCCTCGAAGACCTCGCGAAGCCAGGAGTCAGGGTTGTCCTCGGCGACCCGAAGGCGGCCGCCATAGGGAAGGTGTCCCGGAAAGTCCTCGAAAAGAATGGCCTGTGGGAGGAAGTGAAGCCGAACGTCGTGACTTTCACGCCGACGGTGAACCAGCTGCTCATCTACATAGCGACTGGTCAGGCGGATGCGGCAATAATCTGGGAGGACATGACGACCTGGGCGCAGTCAAAGGGCAAGATCGAGGTCGTTGAGATACCTTCGGAGCAGAACATCATCAAGACTATTCCCACGGCGGTAACGGTCTGCGCGGAGAAGGACGGCCACCTTGAGGTTGCTAAAGCCTTCAACGGGTTCATAGCAAACCACACCGAGATCTGGGAGAAGTGGGGGTTCAGGCCATGGCGGGGCTGAACTTCAGGAGCTTGACGATTTCGGTGGCCTTCATCTTCACGTTCCTCCTTTTCGCGGCGATAGCGACACTCTTCCTCCTGCCGAAGCCCAGCGATGTGCTTGAGGCCCTGAAATCGGAGGAGATGCTCTACTCGCTCAAACTGTCCCTGATCACGGCCTCGCTCTCGACCGTTCTCGTAATCCTCATGGGGGTACCGATAGGATACGCACTCTCACGCTTCAACTTCCCTGGAAAGAGCGCCGTCAAATCCATCTTAGACCTCCCGATGGCCTTCCCGGAGCTCGTCCTCGGTTTAGCTTTGCTCCTCCTCTTCGGCAGAACTCCTGTTGGTGAGGCCCTGAGCGACCTCGGGGTGAGGGTCGTCTTCACCAAGCTCGGCATAGTGGTCGCCCAGTTCTTCACGGCCCTGCCCTACGCCGTCAGGGTCATCTACACGACGTTTGAGGGGATAAGCCCGCGCTACGAGCTCGTCGCGAGGAGCCTCGGCTACTCCGAGTTCGAGACCTTCAGAAAGGTAACGCTCCCGATGGCGAAGAACGGACTCCTCGCCTCGACAGTCATCTCCTTCGCGCGTTCCATGGGTGCCTTCGGCGCGGTGCTGATCCTCGCGGGCGGGAGCTACATGAACACTGAGATACTGCCAGTTACGCTCTACCTGAATATCTCCTACGGCAACATCGGAATGGCAATAACGAGCGGAATCGTCCTCGTCGTCGTGTCGTTCATCGCGATACTCCTCACTGAGAGGCTGGAGGGTGGTGGAAGTGCCTCTGTTAGAGGTTGAGAACCTCAGTATTGACCTTGGGGACTTCCATCTCAGGGACGTTTCGCTCTCCGTTGAAGAGAACGACTATCTGACTATAATAGGGCCAACGGGGGCTGGAAAGTCCGTCCTTCTTGAGGCCATAGCGGGCTTTTATCCGCTTCTAAAGGGAAGGGTCATACTTGAGGGCAAGGATATAACGAGGGAGCCGCCTGAGAGGAGAGGAATGAGCATCGTCTATCAGGACTACGTTCTCTTCCCACACATGACGGTTTTCGAGAACATAGCCTTCGGCCTCAGGAAGAAGGGCCTCGTAAGGGCTGAGATCGAGAGGGAAGTAAGGCACATAGCGGAGGAGCTCCACATAGACCACCTGCTCCACAGGAAGCCGGGGACGCTTAGCGGCGGGGAGCAACAGAGGACGGCCCTCGCGAGGGCGCTCGTCGTCAGACCAAGAGTTCTCCTCATGGACGAACCTTTTTCTGCCCTCGACTCCAAAACGCGCGAAAAGCTCCGCTCCCTCGTTAGGAATGTGATAGACGAGTACGGAACGACGGTCCTCCACGTCACCCACGACTTCGAGGACGTCTTTGCCCTGGCCAAGCACGTGGCTGTCATGAGGGACGGAAGGATAGTTCAGTTCGGCACTCCCGAGGAAG
This sequence is a window from Thermococcus kodakarensis KOD1. Protein-coding genes within it:
- a CDS encoding ATP-binding cassette domain-containing protein — protein: MEVPLLEVENLSIDLGDFHLRDVSLSVEENDYLTIIGPTGAGKSVLLEAIAGFYPLLKGRVILEGKDITREPPERRGMSIVYQDYVLFPHMTVFENIAFGLRKKGLVRAEIEREVRHIAEELHIDHLLHRKPGTLSGGEQQRTALARALVVRPRVLLMDEPFSALDSKTREKLRSLVRNVIDEYGTTVLHVTHDFEDVFALAKHVAVMRDGRIVQFGTPEEVFSRPADEFIADFVRTNLLRGEVVGKEGELTAVRVGNVILYTADDAEGKVTLSIRPEDIILAREPGECSAQNVVPVLIESLEKRGHLVWLSLSSEGVPLSAVVTPNAAELLGIKPGEKFYAMFKASALRVIK
- the modA gene encoding molybdate ABC transporter substrate-binding protein, which codes for MRGVKILLLVGVLAGILLVAGCIGSENAPGSSEKKPFAGQTVVVCSGAGLMKPMEELIGMFENETGAKVEVHYGGSSEIFGILQTTCGCDVFVPGAWYYTQQAAERGYILNGTVKNVTYHIPVIAVPKGNPKGIHSLEDLAKPGVRVVLGDPKAAAIGKVSRKVLEKNGLWEEVKPNVVTFTPTVNQLLIYIATGQADAAIIWEDMTTWAQSKGKIEVVEIPSEQNIIKTIPTAVTVCAEKDGHLEVAKAFNGFIANHTEIWEKWGFRPWRG
- a CDS encoding ABC transporter permease, giving the protein MAGLNFRSLTISVAFIFTFLLFAAIATLFLLPKPSDVLEALKSEEMLYSLKLSLITASLSTVLVILMGVPIGYALSRFNFPGKSAVKSILDLPMAFPELVLGLALLLLFGRTPVGEALSDLGVRVVFTKLGIVVAQFFTALPYAVRVIYTTFEGISPRYELVARSLGYSEFETFRKVTLPMAKNGLLASTVISFARSMGAFGAVLILAGGSYMNTEILPVTLYLNISYGNIGMAITSGIVLVVVSFIAILLTERLEGGGSASVRG
- a CDS encoding FeoA family protein — protein: MMPLAFVEEGRRAVIRGIAGGRGVIHRLAELGLSPGTEVVVVRNQMAGPMMVTVRGTQLALGRGLAMKIQVEVIG
- a CDS encoding FeoA family protein, with product MRLSEVEPGRTVRVVGIRGGPKARLLTMGVTPGAVVKVVKRAPLGDPIEVEVRGYKLSLRKEEADYVEVE